In Halopelagius longus, a genomic segment contains:
- a CDS encoding ABC transporter ATP-binding protein: MTALEDVDGSDERTTEQPTDPDAAPPGADDTDGQIRIENLRKTFDNGEIVACDDVNIKTEGGEFVVLVGPSGCGKTTTLRCIAGLEEPDEGRILVDGEDVTGKKSKDRDLAFVFQSIALFPHMTVRKNMRFGLDMKTDLPKSEKNQRVKEAAETLGIEETLDRKPSALSGGQQQRVSLGRAMVMEPAAFLLDEPFSALDANLRDHMRVEVKKIQRRLDTAMVFVTHDQEEAMTLGDKIVVMDDGYVQQIGTPYDIYNEPENRFVADFIGSPSPNLIDCTVEETSDGVAFASDFCTIPATDEQAEAVRERGDETVVYGVRPEYLNIREEGGHFTARLDVVEPLGDRDAVHISSGGTPLSAVTPQGEVSKDRETVNVQIRTDESWLFDEDGDRIV, encoded by the coding sequence ATGACCGCACTAGAAGACGTAGACGGTTCGGACGAACGGACGACGGAACAGCCGACGGACCCGGACGCCGCCCCGCCGGGGGCGGACGACACCGACGGGCAGATTCGCATCGAGAACCTGCGAAAGACGTTCGACAACGGCGAAATCGTCGCCTGCGACGACGTGAATATAAAGACGGAGGGCGGCGAGTTCGTCGTTCTCGTCGGCCCCTCGGGGTGCGGGAAGACGACGACGCTCCGCTGTATCGCCGGGTTGGAGGAACCCGACGAGGGTCGGATACTCGTCGACGGCGAGGACGTGACGGGGAAGAAATCGAAGGACAGGGACCTCGCGTTCGTCTTCCAGAGCATCGCCCTGTTCCCGCACATGACCGTACGGAAGAACATGCGCTTCGGCCTCGACATGAAGACGGACCTGCCGAAGTCGGAGAAGAACCAACGAGTCAAGGAGGCGGCGGAGACGCTCGGCATCGAGGAGACCCTCGACCGCAAGCCGTCTGCGCTCTCGGGCGGACAACAGCAACGCGTTTCGCTCGGGCGCGCGATGGTGATGGAACCGGCCGCGTTCTTGCTGGACGAACCGTTCTCGGCGCTCGACGCGAACCTGCGGGACCACATGCGCGTGGAGGTCAAGAAGATTCAGCGGCGACTCGACACCGCGATGGTGTTCGTCACGCACGACCAAGAGGAGGCGATGACGCTCGGCGACAAGATCGTCGTGATGGACGACGGGTACGTCCAGCAGATAGGCACGCCGTACGACATCTACAACGAACCCGAGAACCGCTTCGTCGCCGACTTCATCGGGTCGCCGTCGCCGAATCTCATCGACTGCACCGTCGAGGAGACGTCCGACGGCGTCGCGTTCGCGAGCGACTTCTGCACGATACCGGCGACGGACGAACAGGCCGAGGCGGTTCGGGAACGCGGCGACGAAACCGTCGTCTACGGCGTGCGCCCGGAGTACCTGAACATCCGCGAGGAGGGCGGCCACTTCACGGCCCGACTCGACGTCGTCGAACCCCTCGGCGACAGGGACGCCGTCCACATCTCCTCGGGCGGCACCCCCCTGTCTGCGGTGACGCCGCAAGGAGAGGTTTCGAAGGACAGAGAGACGGTGAACGTGCAGATACGGACGGACGAATCGTGGCTGTTCGACGAGGACGGCGACCGAATCGTCTGA
- a CDS encoding inositol monophosphatase family protein, with amino-acid sequence MTRYETAVRAAREGSEVAHDLFRTELDVETKSSKMDFVTRADTETQRRVISAVREEYPDATIVGEEEDELKSVPEDGNAWVVDPIDGTTNFVREAQLWTTTVAVVRDHETVAAVTVAPALGDTYAANPDSVTRNGEPMAASAHTDLAEFSVAPILRYGPERDDEFGDLLAGLIRNFGDLRRFGCAQVTLAMVACGTLEAAISAQPEPNPWDTVAGVYLVRRAGGTVTDVHGDPWEPGCEGIVASDGEAHDEVLDRVSEVIR; translated from the coding sequence ATGACACGATACGAAACGGCGGTACGGGCGGCGCGCGAGGGGTCCGAAGTCGCCCACGACCTGTTCCGCACCGAACTGGACGTCGAGACCAAGAGTTCGAAGATGGACTTCGTGACCCGCGCGGACACCGAAACCCAGCGTCGGGTCATCTCCGCCGTCCGCGAGGAGTACCCCGACGCCACTATCGTCGGCGAGGAGGAAGACGAGTTGAAGTCCGTCCCCGAAGACGGGAACGCGTGGGTCGTAGACCCCATCGACGGCACGACCAACTTCGTCCGCGAGGCGCAGTTGTGGACGACCACCGTCGCGGTCGTACGGGACCACGAAACCGTCGCGGCGGTGACCGTCGCGCCGGCACTCGGCGACACGTACGCGGCGAACCCCGACAGCGTGACCCGGAACGGGGAACCGATGGCCGCGAGTGCTCACACCGACTTAGCGGAGTTCAGCGTCGCGCCCATCCTCCGGTACGGCCCCGAACGCGACGACGAGTTCGGCGACCTACTGGCCGGACTGATACGGAACTTCGGGGACCTGCGCCGGTTCGGGTGCGCGCAGGTGACCCTCGCGATGGTCGCCTGCGGAACGCTCGAGGCGGCGATTTCCGCGCAACCGGAGCCGAACCCGTGGGACACCGTCGCGGGCGTCTACCTCGTCCGTCGGGCGGGCGGGACGGTCACGGACGTACACGGCGACCCGTGGGAACCCGGATGCGAGGGCATCGTCGCGTCGGACGGCGAGGCCCACGACGAGGTTCTGGACCGGGTGAGCGAGGTAATACGGTAG
- a CDS encoding mandelate racemase/muconate lactonizing enzyme family protein, which translates to MPVDYSELHDPNAEYTMRELSAETMGVTAERGGGRDVEITDVQTTMIDGNFPWTLVRVYTDAGFVGTGEAYWGAGVPELIERMKPFVVGENPLDIDRLFEHLVQKMSGEGSVEGVTVTAISGIEIALHDLAGKILDVPAYQLLGGKYRDKVRVYCDCHTEQEADPEACADEAERVVEELGYDALKFDLDVPSGFEKDRANRHLRPGEVRHKAEIVEKVTERVKDRADVAFDCHWTFSANSAQRLAAAIEDYDVWWLEDPVPPENLEVQEEVTKSTTTPITVGENRYRVTEERRLIENQAVDIIAPDLPKVGGMRETRKIADVANQYYIPVAMHNVSSPIATMASAHVGTAIPNSLAVEYHSYELDWWSDLVEETVIEDGYVEIPEKPGLGLTLDMDTVEEHMVAGETLFDEA; encoded by the coding sequence ATGCCGGTAGATTACTCGGAGCTACACGACCCGAACGCGGAGTACACGATGCGAGAGCTATCCGCCGAGACGATGGGCGTCACCGCGGAACGGGGTGGCGGCCGCGACGTCGAGATTACCGACGTGCAGACGACGATGATAGACGGGAACTTCCCGTGGACGCTCGTCCGAGTGTACACGGACGCCGGTTTCGTTGGGACGGGCGAGGCCTACTGGGGCGCGGGTGTCCCCGAACTCATCGAACGGATGAAGCCGTTCGTCGTCGGCGAGAATCCCTTGGACATCGACCGACTGTTCGAACACTTGGTCCAGAAGATGTCCGGCGAAGGTTCCGTCGAGGGCGTCACCGTCACCGCCATCTCCGGCATCGAAATCGCCTTACACGACCTCGCGGGCAAGATTCTCGACGTTCCCGCCTACCAACTGCTCGGCGGGAAGTACCGCGACAAGGTCCGCGTCTACTGCGACTGTCACACCGAACAAGAAGCCGACCCCGAAGCCTGCGCCGACGAGGCGGAACGAGTCGTCGAAGAACTCGGCTACGACGCCCTAAAATTCGACCTAGACGTGCCCTCGGGCTTCGAGAAGGACCGCGCGAACCGCCACCTCCGCCCCGGCGAGGTTCGCCACAAGGCCGAAATCGTCGAGAAGGTCACCGAACGCGTGAAAGACCGCGCGGACGTCGCCTTCGACTGCCACTGGACGTTCTCCGCCAACTCCGCGCAACGCCTCGCGGCCGCCATCGAAGACTACGACGTCTGGTGGCTAGAAGACCCCGTCCCGCCGGAGAACCTCGAAGTGCAGGAAGAGGTCACCAAGTCCACGACGACGCCGATTACGGTGGGCGAGAACCGCTACCGCGTCACCGAGGAACGCCGCCTCATCGAGAACCAAGCGGTCGACATCATCGCGCCGGACCTGCCGAAAGTCGGCGGCATGCGCGAGACGCGGAAGATTGCGGACGTTGCGAACCAGTACTACATCCCGGTCGCGATGCACAACGTCTCCTCGCCTATCGCCACGATGGCCTCCGCGCACGTCGGCACGGCCATTCCGAACTCGTTGGCCGTCGAGTACCACTCCTACGAACTGGACTGGTGGAGCGATTTGGTCGAAGAGACGGTCATCGAGGACGGCTACGTCGAGATTCCCGAAAAACCGGGCCTCGGCCTGACGCTCGACATGGACACGGTGGAAGAGCACATGGTCGCAGGAGAGACGCTGTTCGACGAGGCGTAA
- a CDS encoding MOSC domain-containing protein — MGEIERISVYPVKGLDGRRLDAAEVLEGGTLERDREFALFDADGDVMNGKRTERVHDVDTTFDTETGALTVRTADGEEDEFDLDAESGRERASEWFGEFFGEDLTLKRDRSLGFVDRRGMGPSVISTATLREVASWFDGTTVEGMRRRLRANVEVSGVPAFWEDRFVGPDAPSFVAGDVRFDGVTPCGRCVVPQRDPDTGDRTPEFRERFVERRRETFPEWADEAAFDHFYTLMIITDVPEDYRGATVRVGDTVQSVEG; from the coding sequence ATGGGAGAAATCGAGCGAATCTCTGTGTATCCGGTGAAGGGACTCGACGGACGCCGCCTCGACGCCGCGGAGGTGTTGGAGGGCGGAACGCTCGAACGCGACCGCGAATTTGCACTATTCGATGCCGACGGCGACGTGATGAACGGGAAGCGGACGGAACGCGTCCACGACGTGGATACGACGTTCGATACGGAGACGGGAGCGCTGACGGTGCGGACCGCAGACGGGGAAGAAGACGAGTTCGACCTCGACGCCGAGAGCGGGCGGGAGCGAGCGTCCGAGTGGTTCGGCGAGTTCTTCGGGGAGGACCTGACGCTGAAGCGAGACCGGAGTTTGGGGTTCGTAGACCGCCGCGGGATGGGCCCGTCGGTCATCAGCACGGCGACCCTGCGGGAAGTCGCGTCGTGGTTCGACGGGACGACGGTCGAGGGGATGCGGCGGCGACTCCGGGCGAACGTCGAAGTGAGCGGCGTGCCGGCGTTCTGGGAGGACCGGTTCGTCGGTCCCGACGCGCCGTCGTTCGTCGCCGGCGACGTTCGATTCGACGGCGTCACGCCCTGCGGTCGGTGCGTCGTCCCGCAACGGGACCCCGACACCGGCGACCGGACGCCGGAGTTCCGCGAACGGTTCGTCGAACGGCGGCGGGAGACGTTCCCCGAGTGGGCCGACGAGGCGGCGTTCGACCACTTCTACACGCTGATGATAATTACGGACGTACCCGAGGACTACCGCGGGGCGACGGTTCGCGTCGGCGACACGGTGCAGTCCGTCGAGGGATAG
- a CDS encoding diacylglycerol/lipid kinase family protein → MTDNHTTLGSSKSETAPNEDEGWCIVLNPVSGTGDHGEEVRSLAAERGYAVRETEEAGDAMALAEEAAEEGVSRVAACGGDGTVHEVVRGLDRADALDEVTFGVVPGGTGNNFAGNIGVRSVEHAFEVLETGERRRIDLGVADGEPFVNSCIAGLTSKTSSETSPELKERVGTLAYVITGIQQAATFDPLHVAIDIETGPEMDPKTWEGDALCLLVGNARHFPRGGQANVEDGLFDVTIVEEMPTPEMLTEAAAQRLFGRETEHVTQLTAERLEITHQQGESVEFSLDGEISAHRRLNLSVRPRELTVAVGPEYEPLPAMG, encoded by the coding sequence ATGACAGACAATCATACGACTCTCGGTAGTTCGAAGTCGGAGACCGCACCGAACGAAGACGAGGGATGGTGCATCGTACTCAACCCGGTGAGCGGAACCGGCGACCACGGAGAGGAGGTCCGTTCGCTCGCGGCGGAGCGCGGATACGCCGTCAGAGAGACGGAAGAGGCGGGTGACGCGATGGCCCTCGCGGAGGAAGCCGCGGAGGAAGGCGTCTCGCGAGTCGCCGCGTGCGGCGGCGACGGCACGGTACACGAAGTCGTCCGCGGACTCGACCGGGCGGACGCGCTAGACGAGGTCACGTTCGGCGTCGTCCCCGGCGGGACGGGGAACAACTTCGCGGGGAACATCGGCGTGCGGAGCGTCGAACACGCCTTCGAGGTCCTCGAAACCGGCGAACGACGGCGCATCGACTTGGGCGTTGCCGACGGCGAACCGTTCGTCAACTCCTGCATCGCCGGCCTCACCTCGAAGACGAGTTCCGAGACCAGTCCGGAGTTGAAGGAACGCGTCGGCACCCTCGCGTACGTCATCACCGGCATTCAACAGGCGGCGACGTTCGACCCGCTTCACGTCGCAATCGACATCGAAACGGGGCCGGAGATGGACCCGAAGACGTGGGAGGGCGACGCGCTCTGTCTCCTCGTCGGGAACGCGCGACACTTCCCCCGCGGCGGCCAAGCGAACGTCGAGGACGGCCTCTTCGACGTGACCATCGTCGAGGAGATGCCGACGCCGGAGATGCTCACGGAGGCGGCGGCCCAACGGTTGTTCGGCCGGGAGACGGAGCACGTGACGCAACTCACCGCCGAGCGACTCGAAATCACCCACCAGCAGGGCGAGAGCGTCGAGTTCAGTCTCGACGGCGAGATAAGCGCACACCGCCGCCTGAACCTCTCGGTTCGCCCGCGAGAGTTGACCGTCGCCGTCGGACCGGAGTACGAACCCCTCCCTGCGATGGGCTAA
- the aceB gene encoding malate synthase AceB yields MSVKRHYEREFVRTFFTSPTAVEGEDDSAKMVKSAAQLRGMQAPDVWVPDNEDATAPSMRDEGVENIVEVVSEHGSDFPGEIHPRVVWHRERPTTRYQGFKQMLEIADPENGAVDYIDGFVIPEVGDIDDWKKADEFFTIIENEHGLEEGSLSMSVIVESGEAELAMADLREEMGKPSNNLERLFLLVDGEVDYTKDMRAMTPTGELPPWPELRHNTSRGASAAGLIAVDGPYDDIRDVEGYRERMTENRAKGMTGIWSLTPGQVVEANKAPLPPKTGSWLLEVGDREIELESEDGRQRYEGNEVSLEETGDGEYVLRVGGDEQQLDEDELREELLDMTAYVPSMDDIVDSMEEFEAAKEAGKGAIAMTQATTLAIDGVEIDISKDRMWDEATYQAAQTPITLFQDVYEHRPDQHEELEEMYGADVVERATNVGN; encoded by the coding sequence ATGAGCGTCAAACGACACTACGAACGCGAATTCGTTCGAACGTTCTTTACATCACCCACGGCGGTCGAAGGAGAGGACGACTCCGCGAAGATGGTCAAGAGCGCAGCCCAACTCCGCGGGATGCAGGCGCCGGACGTGTGGGTTCCGGACAACGAGGACGCGACTGCGCCGTCCATGCGCGACGAGGGCGTCGAGAACATCGTCGAGGTCGTCTCCGAACACGGATCGGACTTCCCGGGCGAGATTCACCCCCGCGTCGTCTGGCACCGGGAGCGTCCCACCACCCGGTATCAAGGGTTCAAGCAGATGCTGGAGATAGCCGACCCCGAAAACGGCGCGGTCGACTACATCGACGGGTTCGTCATCCCCGAAGTCGGCGACATAGACGACTGGAAGAAGGCCGACGAGTTCTTCACCATCATCGAAAACGAGCACGGACTCGAAGAGGGGAGCCTCTCCATGTCGGTCATCGTCGAGAGCGGCGAGGCCGAACTCGCCATGGCGGACCTCCGCGAGGAGATGGGGAAACCCTCCAACAACCTCGAACGCCTCTTTCTCCTCGTCGACGGCGAGGTGGACTACACGAAGGACATGCGCGCGATGACGCCCACGGGCGAACTGCCGCCGTGGCCCGAACTGCGACACAACACCTCCCGCGGTGCCAGCGCCGCCGGACTCATCGCCGTGGACGGCCCGTACGACGACATCCGCGACGTCGAGGGGTACCGAGAGCGGATGACCGAAAACCGGGCGAAGGGGATGACCGGCATCTGGTCGCTAACGCCCGGGCAGGTCGTCGAGGCGAACAAAGCGCCCCTGCCGCCGAAGACCGGCAGTTGGCTCTTAGAGGTCGGGGACCGCGAGATAGAACTCGAATCCGAGGACGGACGCCAACGGTACGAGGGGAACGAAGTGAGCCTCGAAGAGACCGGCGACGGCGAGTACGTCCTGCGCGTCGGCGGCGACGAACAGCAACTCGACGAGGACGAACTGCGCGAGGAGTTGCTGGACATGACCGCCTACGTCCCGAGCATGGACGACATCGTCGACTCCATGGAGGAGTTCGAGGCGGCCAAGGAAGCCGGGAAGGGCGCGATCGCCATGACGCAGGCGACGACGCTCGCCATCGACGGCGTCGAAATCGACATCAGCAAAGACCGGATGTGGGACGAAGCCACCTATCAGGCCGCCCAGACGCCGATAACCCTGTTCCAAGACGTCTACGAGCACCGGCCGGACCAACACGAGGAGTTAGAGGAGATGTACGGCGCAGACGTCGTCGAACGCGCGACGAACGTCGGTAACTGA
- a CDS encoding YqjF family protein — protein sequence MIPIAFGWEHVLFANWRVDADVIDAHIPDALAVQECDGSGWLSIVPFRNVDVRPRGLPASLGIPVPELNLRTYVTCNGEQGVYFFNLDASSLLATVGARLTHHLPYYYSRIRMEGEDGRVRFDNRRLHPGDRPVTFSATYGPTGDPFEAEPGSLTEFLTERRRLYTQDTSGRIRYTDISHERWPLYDAEWTVEANTLFEANAFDHPEGDPILYYSPRTDVVTTRSKRWRS from the coding sequence ATGATTCCGATAGCGTTCGGGTGGGAGCACGTCCTGTTCGCCAACTGGCGCGTGGATGCGGACGTCATCGACGCGCACATCCCCGACGCCCTCGCGGTGCAGGAGTGCGACGGGTCCGGGTGGCTCTCCATCGTCCCCTTCCGAAACGTCGACGTTCGCCCGCGGGGACTCCCGGCGTCGCTGGGCATCCCGGTGCCGGAGTTGAACCTCCGGACGTACGTCACCTGCAACGGCGAGCAGGGGGTCTACTTCTTCAACCTCGACGCGAGCAGTCTCCTCGCCACCGTCGGCGCGCGCCTGACGCACCACCTGCCGTACTACTACTCCCGCATCCGGATGGAGGGCGAAGACGGCCGCGTCAGGTTCGATAACCGGCGGCTCCACCCCGGCGACCGACCCGTAACGTTCTCCGCCACCTACGGACCGACGGGCGACCCCTTCGAGGCCGAACCGGGGTCGCTGACCGAGTTCCTGACGGAGCGACGACGCCTGTACACGCAGGACACGAGCGGGCGGATTAGGTACACGGACATCTCCCACGAACGATGGCCGCTCTACGACGCGGAGTGGACCGTCGAGGCGAACACGCTGTTCGAGGCGAACGCGTTCGACCACCCGGAGGGCGACCCGATACTCTACTACAGTCCGCGGACCGACGTCGTCACGACGCGGAGCAAGCGGTGGCGTTCCTGA
- a CDS encoding RDD family protein, whose product MSRTTNGLVLRRVLAFLADAVVLLGAFFAVTGRFVRSRGRRLAATATLSAVVGFPYHVVLEGAFGRTVGKRAFGIAVVSADGGDCTYAAATIRTLFRFVDWLPAGYLLAFVAMALTDGRRRLGDVAAGTLVVRDEEAV is encoded by the coding sequence ATGTCGCGGACAACCAACGGCCTCGTCCTCCGCCGAGTACTCGCGTTTCTCGCGGACGCCGTCGTCCTCCTCGGCGCTTTCTTCGCCGTCACGGGACGCTTCGTTCGCTCTCGGGGGCGGCGACTCGCGGCGACGGCGACGCTCTCCGCCGTCGTCGGCTTTCCGTACCACGTCGTCCTCGAAGGCGCGTTCGGACGCACCGTCGGCAAGCGCGCGTTCGGCATCGCCGTCGTCTCGGCGGACGGCGGGGACTGCACGTACGCCGCGGCGACGATTCGGACGCTGTTTCGGTTCGTCGATTGGCTCCCCGCGGGCTATCTCCTCGCGTTCGTCGCGATGGCGCTGACGGACGGCCGTCGGCGACTCGGAGACGTCGCCGCCGGAACTCTCGTCGTCCGCGACGAGGAGGCGGTGTGA
- a CDS encoding family 43 glycosylhydrolase, with amino-acid sequence MRRRRFLAGSVGVAGLSGCVGSPADGFGGESAETYRNPVFGRVFPDPSAVRAADGTFYAYGTEEDGERFRRVPIVESTDLVNWTRVGEAFEEKPDWRDGAYLWAPDAVRMNGRYYLYYSYADWGDENPGIGVATSDDPAGPFTDRGKLFRGDEIGVENSIDPMVFLRDGTPYLFWGSRRGIYAIRLRSDGVETAGEKTHVAGDHYEAAYVVERDGRYYLFVSTGTCCEGTSSTYRVRVGRSDSLLGAYVDAEGNDLREAKGPVVVEGGNGFVGPGHNAVVTDDAGDDWMLYHAYEEGEGYVAETPRRVLMLDRIDWSDGWPTVEGRTPSREAQVPEID; translated from the coding sequence ATGCGACGGCGGAGGTTCCTCGCGGGGAGCGTCGGAGTCGCGGGACTCTCCGGGTGCGTCGGGTCGCCCGCGGACGGATTCGGCGGGGAGTCGGCCGAGACGTATCGGAATCCGGTGTTCGGGCGGGTGTTCCCGGACCCGTCGGCGGTGCGCGCCGCGGACGGCACGTTCTACGCCTACGGGACCGAGGAAGACGGCGAGCGATTTCGACGCGTCCCGATAGTCGAGTCGACGGATCTGGTGAACTGGACGCGCGTCGGAGAGGCCTTCGAGGAGAAACCCGACTGGCGGGACGGCGCGTACCTGTGGGCGCCGGACGCGGTGCGGATGAACGGCCGGTACTACCTCTACTACTCGTACGCCGATTGGGGCGACGAGAACCCCGGCATCGGCGTCGCGACGAGCGACGACCCCGCCGGACCGTTCACCGACCGGGGGAAACTCTTCCGCGGCGACGAAATCGGCGTGGAGAACTCCATCGACCCGATGGTCTTCCTCCGAGACGGTACGCCCTACCTCTTCTGGGGGAGTCGCCGGGGAATCTACGCGATACGGTTGCGTTCGGACGGGGTCGAGACGGCGGGCGAGAAGACGCACGTCGCCGGTGACCACTACGAAGCGGCCTACGTCGTCGAACGCGACGGCCGGTACTACCTGTTCGTGTCCACGGGGACCTGCTGTGAAGGAACGTCGAGCACCTACCGCGTCCGAGTCGGCCGGTCGGACTCGTTGCTCGGAGCCTACGTGGACGCAGAGGGGAACGACCTCCGCGAGGCGAAGGGTCCCGTCGTCGTCGAAGGCGGGAACGGCTTCGTCGGCCCCGGCCACAACGCCGTCGTCACCGACGATGCCGGCGACGACTGGATGCTCTACCACGCCTACGAAGAGGGAGAGGGGTACGTAGCGGAGACGCCGCGGCGCGTCCTCATGCTGGACCGCATCGACTGGAGCGACGGGTGGCCGACGGTGGAGGGAAGGACGCCGAGTCGAGAGGCGCAAGTTCCCGAGATCGACTGA
- a CDS encoding AAA domain-containing protein: MSLLFEKAVAAFDADSASLAARGDVGSSDAAFDVPTTTVTEFAAAHAELAHPDRDEWTRIPLHEPDSAALTGEYVVYSEGLTDEGMFVYYDADADSRKRISREAFEESSLCAQIRFWHSDFVPEERPAYYDSPIQSPVEPSRTVDGDRFFGDLRSHVAAERERAREERERRARDATPTEWCDSGGDGIPTLKRTGTNPDGEYEFAVAGDCIPEGEWSIRDTFGVYEGNEVLLHPPNAETAPGSFPLRATVAEIRGRRLRLSVAWESVEDRASVGSFLAPKRHGYGAVLLLNPVPFDREREAIDDVESRSSLADALTGRRRLTFGSDRAATSSTHDVELNQEQQEAVEHALLADDVCCIHGPPGTGKTRTLVEIVRRAAQSGRSVLVCADSNQAVDNLVVGSSTESEADERSLHAYAQHGAEEFVLARRNYRRSSRSLVRDAYGTTRPEDADVVASTNGSAAALPPRFDLVVMDEATQATCTSACVPLSRGETLVLAGDHRQLPPYSASESPPESAGGLSIFEHVYAEGGVYEGVGVQLRTQYRMHRDVVHFPNRRFYGRTLRNGRDVSAVAGLDALRGFHVVGEERRAGNSYVNETEARLVTHLASEVVAEESNGVGPADIGVITPYSAQVDAIRDSLREHVSGGERITVDTVDSFQGSERDAVFLSLVRSNEAGRVGFMGRRPDGPRRLNVALTRAGKHCSVVANWNVFRGRDADHECTDLYDDFHSFLDDTGRLKRVEPEFIPV, encoded by the coding sequence ATGTCCCTCCTGTTCGAGAAGGCGGTGGCCGCGTTCGACGCCGATTCTGCGTCACTCGCCGCGCGGGGCGACGTCGGGTCGTCCGACGCCGCCTTCGACGTTCCCACGACGACGGTCACGGAGTTCGCCGCCGCGCACGCGGAACTGGCGCACCCGGACCGCGACGAGTGGACGCGTATCCCGCTTCACGAACCCGATTCGGCCGCCCTGACGGGCGAGTACGTCGTCTACTCGGAGGGGTTGACCGACGAGGGTATGTTCGTCTACTACGACGCCGACGCCGATAGCCGCAAGCGCATCTCCCGGGAGGCGTTCGAGGAGTCGTCGCTCTGCGCGCAGATTCGGTTCTGGCACTCGGACTTCGTGCCCGAGGAACGCCCCGCCTACTACGACTCGCCCATCCAGAGCCCGGTCGAACCGTCGCGGACGGTGGACGGAGACCGGTTCTTCGGCGACCTGCGGAGCCACGTCGCCGCGGAACGCGAACGGGCGCGCGAGGAACGCGAGCGACGCGCCCGCGACGCGACGCCGACGGAGTGGTGCGACTCCGGCGGGGACGGGATTCCGACGCTGAAGCGCACGGGGACGAACCCCGACGGGGAGTACGAGTTCGCCGTCGCGGGCGACTGCATCCCCGAGGGCGAGTGGTCGATTCGCGACACCTTCGGCGTCTACGAGGGCAACGAGGTGCTCCTCCACCCGCCGAACGCAGAGACTGCCCCGGGCTCGTTTCCCCTCCGCGCGACGGTGGCGGAGATTCGCGGCCGGCGCCTCCGCCTGTCGGTAGCGTGGGAGTCCGTCGAGGACCGCGCCTCCGTGGGGTCGTTTCTCGCGCCGAAGCGCCACGGGTACGGCGCGGTTCTCCTGTTGAACCCCGTCCCGTTCGACCGGGAACGAGAGGCCATAGACGACGTCGAGTCCCGGTCGTCGCTCGCGGACGCCCTCACCGGTCGCCGCAGACTCACCTTCGGAAGCGACCGCGCGGCGACCAGTTCCACCCACGACGTCGAACTCAACCAAGAACAGCAGGAAGCCGTCGAACACGCGCTTCTCGCGGACGACGTCTGCTGTATCCACGGCCCGCCGGGGACGGGCAAGACGCGAACGCTCGTCGAAATCGTCCGTCGGGCGGCCCAGAGCGGCCGGTCCGTCCTCGTCTGTGCGGACTCGAATCAGGCGGTCGACAACCTCGTCGTCGGTTCGTCGACCGAATCCGAGGCCGACGAACGGTCGCTCCACGCCTACGCGCAACACGGCGCGGAGGAGTTCGTCCTCGCCAGACGGAACTACCGCCGGTCCTCTCGGTCACTCGTCCGAGACGCCTACGGGACGACGCGACCCGAGGACGCCGACGTGGTCGCCTCCACCAACGGGAGTGCCGCCGCGCTTCCGCCCCGGTTCGACCTCGTGGTGATGGACGAGGCGACGCAGGCGACGTGTACCTCCGCGTGCGTTCCGCTCTCGAGGGGGGAGACCCTGGTCCTCGCGGGCGACCACAGGCAACTGCCGCCGTACAGCGCGTCGGAGTCGCCGCCGGAGTCCGCGGGCGGACTCTCCATCTTCGAGCACGTGTACGCCGAGGGCGGCGTCTACGAGGGCGTCGGCGTCCAACTCCGGACGCAGTACCGGATGCACCGCGACGTGGTCCACTTCCCGAACCGCCGGTTCTACGGTCGAACGCTCAGAAACGGCCGCGACGTCTCCGCCGTCGCGGGACTCGACGCTCTCCGGGGGTTCCACGTCGTCGGCGAGGAACGACGGGCGGGCAACTCCTACGTCAACGAGACGGAGGCGCGACTCGTAACACACCTCGCGAGCGAAGTCGTCGCCGAGGAGTCGAACGGCGTCGGTCCGGCCGATATCGGCGTCATCACGCCCTACAGCGCGCAGGTGGACGCGATTCGGGATTCGCTACGCGAACACGTCTCGGGCGGCGAGCGAATCACCGTCGATACGGTGGACTCCTTCCAGGGGAGCGAACGGGACGCGGTGTTTCTCTCTCTCGTCAGAAGTAACGAGGCGGGCCGCGTCGGGTTCATGGGTCGCCGGCCCGACGGCCCCCGCCGACTCAACGTCGCGTTGACGCGGGCGGGGAAACACTGTAGCGTCGTCGCGAACTGGAACGTCTTCCGCGGGCGGGACGCCGACCACGAGTGCACCGACCTCTACGACGACTTCCACTCGTTCCTCGACGACACCGGGCGACTGAAACGCGTCGAACCGGAGTTCATCCCCGTCTGA